The Christiangramia flava JLT2011 genome has a segment encoding these proteins:
- a CDS encoding N-acetylmuramoyl-L-alanine amidase family protein, translated as MRTNLLKLFVFSFITILFSGVSHASEMSPNLDPFVVVLDAGHGGKDPGNMGNGYKEKDIALSIVLKIGKELEKYQNIKVVYTRDSDVFIPLEKRGKIANDAHADLFVSVHCNSHSSQAQGTETFVLGLHRNPTNFEVAKKENSVIYLEENYEVTYEGFDPNSPESFIGLTIMQEEYLDQSILLADLIQKRFTNDLHKVNRGVKQAGLIVLHQTYMPSVLVETGFLTNNQEGAYLNSSSGQQKMAGSITKAIIDYSHEINLNVLSDIQQSHPVAQTADNTAPDSQIYKDITFMVQLAAGSKKLDTKPYNFKGLQGVSREKEGKLYKYYYGKTSDYLRIQELHREAVKKGFATSYIVAFKNNEKISVNEALKSKLN; from the coding sequence ATGAGAACGAACTTACTTAAACTTTTCGTATTTTCTTTCATCACAATACTTTTCAGCGGTGTTTCCCATGCTTCGGAAATGTCTCCAAACCTTGATCCCTTTGTAGTGGTGCTCGATGCCGGTCATGGAGGGAAAGACCCCGGGAATATGGGAAACGGTTATAAGGAAAAAGACATTGCCCTGAGCATTGTTTTAAAGATCGGGAAAGAACTTGAAAAATATCAGAATATTAAAGTGGTGTACACCCGTGACAGCGATGTGTTCATCCCCCTGGAAAAACGCGGAAAAATTGCCAACGATGCCCACGCAGACCTCTTTGTGTCTGTACATTGTAATTCTCATAGCTCACAGGCTCAGGGAACCGAAACTTTCGTGCTTGGACTGCACCGCAACCCCACGAATTTTGAAGTGGCCAAAAAGGAGAACTCGGTGATCTACCTGGAGGAAAACTACGAAGTGACCTATGAAGGCTTTGACCCGAATTCCCCGGAATCTTTTATAGGGTTAACGATCATGCAGGAAGAATACCTGGATCAAAGCATCCTGCTGGCAGACCTTATTCAGAAGCGTTTTACCAATGATCTCCATAAAGTCAATCGCGGTGTGAAGCAGGCCGGGCTCATCGTGTTGCACCAAACTTACATGCCAAGCGTTTTGGTGGAAACCGGTTTCCTTACCAATAACCAGGAAGGAGCTTATTTAAATAGTAGTTCCGGGCAACAAAAGATGGCAGGTTCCATTACCAAAGCGATTATCGATTACAGTCATGAGATCAATTTAAATGTTTTAAGCGATATTCAGCAGAGCCATCCGGTAGCTCAAACCGCTGATAATACCGCCCCAGATTCCCAAATTTATAAGGATATCACTTTTATGGTTCAACTGGCCGCAGGTTCTAAAAAGCTGGATACCAAGCCTTATAATTTTAAAGGATTACAGGGGGTAAGCCGTGAAAAAGAAGGTAAACTTTATAAATATTACTACGGAAAGACTTCAGATTACCTTCGAATCCAGGAATTGCATCGAGAAGCAGTTAAAAAAGGTTTTGCCACCAGTTACATCGTGGCATTTAAAAACAATGAAAAGATCTCAGTTAATGAGGCGTTAAAATCTAAGCTCAATTAG
- a CDS encoding putative LPS assembly protein LptD translates to MLFFNLVLQAQETGNESIPVEAEQDTVAPAVTSDEIIRELQQQDSVKVDSVRKPQFLTSKVVYSAKDYMRLSPVEDRMYLYNEAKVVYGDMTMQAGLIVIDNRTNEVYAYGIKDSTGVYTQKPVFTQAQRTIEPDSLRFNFDTERALVYNSRTQENEFNVKGQVTKRENDSVYFMKNVRFTTSEDVDNPEYYFYARKIKFVPDKKIVSGLVNMYIADVPTPLGLPFGYFPMTDEQTSGFIIPSFGDSQYGYNLQNGGYYFAISDYADLLTTGSYYTNGTYNFELASNYALRYKFRGNLSFRYEKRYNSQRGFPDFSEQSSYNIRWSHSQDSKANPSSRFSASVNLGSSEYYRESINQSNIGNRLNNTLSSSVSYSKTFSGEPQVNLSLAARHSQNTQTQSINMSLPTLQLSMDRIFPFAPKGGTKKGLFENINFQYQVRAENQIQTYDSLFFKPQMFRDAKLGAQHSIPVSTNFKLFKYLSVSTGTSYEETWVSRTFRKSYDPVLDDEVIDTVNGFDSYRTYNFNASIGTTVYGQKDFGKDKKIQAIRHTMRPSISYSINPGFDQFYDTYERQNLGATDPEDQIELVDYSRFDGTLYGAPGQNFSSSIGLSISNTIEAKVRDKDSTATEPKKIKLLNNFSVSTSYNLAGDSLRLAPISMRGSIPILDNKLDINFGGNLDIYALDNNNRKIDKLNIENGGSLFRLTNGSVNFGYSFSSKDFKGDGQENTDELENETFRNGGRPDDLFGKSIDDMNDEDPFEGNEEKKAKAENDWYNFEIPWDIRLAYSMNYTNNRRQNDISSHSIMFSGNVELSPKWQIGYSSGYDLVNNGFTPTQLRFSRDLDSWVMNFSWTPFGPYKSWNFLIRIKSSALSDIKYEKRRDRNFSL, encoded by the coding sequence ATGCTGTTCTTCAACCTGGTTTTACAGGCTCAGGAAACAGGAAATGAGTCGATTCCTGTAGAGGCTGAACAGGATACGGTTGCCCCTGCGGTAACTTCAGACGAGATCATCCGGGAACTGCAGCAGCAGGATAGTGTCAAAGTAGATTCTGTTCGAAAACCACAATTTTTAACCTCCAAGGTAGTTTATTCCGCGAAGGATTACATGCGGTTAAGCCCGGTGGAAGACCGGATGTACCTGTATAACGAAGCCAAAGTGGTCTACGGCGATATGACCATGCAGGCAGGACTCATCGTCATAGACAACCGCACCAACGAAGTCTACGCCTACGGAATTAAGGATTCTACAGGCGTTTACACACAAAAACCTGTCTTTACACAAGCCCAGCGAACCATTGAACCAGATTCACTTCGTTTCAATTTTGATACGGAAAGGGCGCTGGTCTATAATTCACGAACTCAGGAAAATGAATTCAATGTAAAGGGACAGGTCACCAAGAGAGAAAACGATTCGGTATATTTCATGAAGAATGTGCGTTTTACCACTTCTGAAGACGTAGATAATCCCGAATATTATTTCTATGCAAGAAAGATTAAATTCGTCCCAGACAAGAAGATTGTTTCCGGACTCGTCAATATGTATATCGCCGATGTACCGACTCCATTGGGACTGCCTTTCGGATATTTCCCTATGACCGATGAGCAAACCTCCGGTTTTATCATTCCGTCTTTTGGGGATAGCCAGTACGGTTACAACCTGCAAAATGGAGGATATTATTTTGCGATCAGCGATTACGCTGATCTTTTAACTACCGGAAGTTATTACACCAACGGGACCTATAATTTTGAACTGGCTTCCAACTATGCCCTTCGCTATAAGTTCCGAGGAAATTTAAGCTTTCGTTACGAAAAACGCTATAATAGTCAGCGTGGTTTCCCAGATTTCAGCGAACAGTCCAGTTACAACATCAGGTGGTCGCATTCGCAGGATTCCAAGGCCAATCCAAGCTCCCGATTTTCAGCTTCTGTAAACCTGGGAAGCAGCGAATATTACCGGGAATCCATCAACCAGTCTAATATTGGTAACCGCCTGAATAACACACTCAGCTCCTCGGTTTCCTATAGTAAAACTTTCAGTGGAGAACCACAGGTGAATTTGAGTCTTGCGGCCAGGCATTCTCAGAATACGCAAACACAGAGCATCAATATGAGCCTGCCCACACTGCAGCTCAGCATGGATCGTATCTTCCCATTCGCTCCAAAAGGCGGAACCAAAAAAGGCTTATTCGAAAATATCAATTTCCAGTACCAGGTTCGGGCAGAAAACCAGATCCAGACCTATGATTCCCTTTTCTTCAAACCGCAGATGTTCAGGGATGCTAAACTGGGCGCTCAACACTCCATACCGGTTAGCACCAACTTTAAGCTGTTCAAATACCTGAGTGTGAGTACCGGGACGAGCTATGAAGAAACCTGGGTTTCCCGTACCTTCAGGAAGTCTTATGACCCGGTTTTAGACGATGAAGTGATCGATACCGTGAATGGCTTCGATTCCTATCGTACCTATAATTTCAATGCCAGTATCGGGACAACCGTTTATGGGCAAAAAGACTTCGGAAAAGATAAAAAAATCCAGGCGATCAGGCACACGATGAGGCCTTCGATAAGCTACAGCATCAATCCCGGTTTTGACCAGTTTTATGATACGTATGAGAGACAAAACCTGGGTGCGACAGATCCTGAAGACCAGATCGAACTGGTGGATTATTCTAGGTTCGACGGAACGTTGTACGGAGCACCGGGTCAGAATTTTTCCAGTTCCATAGGGCTGAGCATCAGCAACACCATTGAAGCGAAAGTTCGCGATAAAGACAGTACCGCGACTGAACCCAAGAAGATCAAACTCCTGAATAACTTCAGCGTAAGCACCAGTTACAACCTGGCCGGCGACTCCCTGAGATTGGCCCCAATATCCATGCGTGGTTCCATCCCGATCCTGGATAACAAACTGGATATCAATTTTGGTGGAAACCTGGATATCTATGCTCTGGATAATAACAATCGAAAGATTGACAAACTAAATATCGAGAATGGTGGAAGCCTTTTCAGGCTTACCAACGGAAGTGTGAATTTTGGGTATTCCTTTTCCAGTAAAGACTTTAAAGGCGACGGCCAGGAGAATACCGATGAACTGGAAAATGAAACGTTCAGAAATGGTGGTCGACCTGATGACCTCTTCGGAAAAAGCATCGACGATATGAACGATGAAGATCCCTTCGAAGGGAATGAAGAGAAAAAGGCCAAAGCGGAGAATGACTGGTATAATTTTGAAATTCCGTGGGATATCAGGCTGGCTTACTCAATGAATTATACCAATAACAGGAGGCAGAACGATATTTCCTCTCATTCGATCATGTTCAGTGGAAATGTGGAACTTTCCCCAAAATGGCAAATTGGCTACAGCTCCGGTTATGACCTCGTGAACAACGGCTTCACTCCTACCCAGTTGCGATTTTCCCGTGACCTGGACAGTTGGGTCATGAACTTCAGCTGGACGCCTTTCGGGCCATACAAATCATGGAATTTCCTGATCAGGATCAAATCCAGCGCCTTAAGCGATATCAAATACGAAAAACGTAGAGACCGAAACTTCTCATTATAA
- a CDS encoding RidA family protein: MKKIIQTNQAPAPIGPYNQAIFAGNTLYISGQIALDPGSGELKTGDLETETLQVLENLKAILTEAGLSLDHVVKTSIFISDMNNFGKINEVYSRYFESENAPARETVEVANLPKFVNVEISAIAVKF; the protein is encoded by the coding sequence ATGAAAAAGATCATTCAAACCAACCAGGCACCTGCACCAATCGGCCCATACAACCAGGCGATCTTCGCAGGAAACACTTTGTACATTTCAGGACAGATCGCGCTAGATCCAGGAAGCGGTGAACTAAAAACCGGTGATTTGGAAACCGAAACGCTGCAGGTTCTGGAAAACCTGAAAGCTATTCTAACCGAAGCCGGGCTCAGCCTGGACCATGTGGTCAAAACGTCTATTTTCATAAGTGACATGAATAACTTCGGAAAAATAAACGAAGTATACTCCCGCTATTTCGAGTCTGAAAATGCTCCGGCGAGAGAGACCGTGGAAGTCGCCAATCTCCCGAAATTTGTAAATGTGGAGATCAGCGCGATCGCGGTAAAATTCTAG
- a CDS encoding methylglyoxal synthase, with protein sequence MKTIAIIAHDGKKPEMVQFLNENRDILHAKNIRLIATGTTGTKTEAAGYEVEKLLSGPLGGDAQIAARIAEGQVQMVIFFRDPLDKHPHEPDIFMLMRLCDVHNVPLATNPATAELLVRGL encoded by the coding sequence ATGAAGACAATCGCAATAATTGCCCATGATGGGAAAAAGCCGGAAATGGTTCAATTCCTAAACGAAAACAGGGATATTTTACATGCCAAGAACATCCGGCTTATAGCCACAGGGACTACGGGGACTAAAACGGAAGCTGCGGGCTACGAGGTCGAGAAATTGCTTTCTGGCCCTTTGGGCGGTGATGCCCAGATAGCTGCAAGGATCGCGGAAGGCCAGGTGCAAATGGTCATTTTCTTTCGGGATCCCCTGGATAAGCATCCGCATGAGCCGGATATTTTTATGCTGATGCGGCTGTGCGATGTGCACAATGTACCACTGGCCACCAACCCGGCTACTGCCGAATTGCTGGTAAGAGGATTGTAA
- a CDS encoding (Fe-S)-binding protein — MHIIAQILFVIALLAGVGFFARNIKRLIRNIKLGREIDRNDRAGERFAKMARIAFGQSKMVRKPVAGFLHVVVYLGFIIINIEVLEIVIDGVFGTHRIFSFMGGFYNVLIAAFEILAFLVLVGVIIFWIRRNLMNIYRFLSRELKGWPKNDANYILYFEMVLMLLFLTMNAADHQLQLNGAEHYALGHSMQAAFPISNFILPIFDGMTNASLVIVERTAWWLHILGILFFLNYLYYSKHLHILLAFPNVYYSKLQPKGEFDNLEAVKKEVALMMDPDADPFAAPAEDAEEEPEKFGASDIFDLNQVQLLNSYTCTECGRCTAECPANQTGKKLSPRKIMMDTRDRVEEVGAIINQKGKFEDDGKQLLDDYILREELWACTTCNACVEACPVGIDPLSIILDMRRYLVMEQSAAPQELAIAMTNIENNGAPWPYNQMDRLNWAEENK, encoded by the coding sequence ATGCACATCATTGCTCAGATTTTATTTGTTATCGCGCTGCTTGCGGGAGTAGGTTTCTTTGCCCGCAATATCAAAAGGCTAATTCGTAATATCAAACTCGGAAGGGAGATTGATCGAAATGACCGCGCCGGGGAACGCTTTGCGAAAATGGCAAGAATAGCCTTTGGTCAAAGTAAAATGGTTCGTAAGCCGGTGGCCGGATTTCTACATGTGGTGGTGTATCTGGGATTCATCATCATCAATATTGAAGTCCTGGAAATTGTTATAGATGGCGTTTTTGGAACACATCGAATTTTCTCTTTTATGGGAGGGTTCTATAACGTTTTGATTGCCGCTTTTGAAATCCTGGCTTTCCTAGTGTTGGTGGGGGTGATCATCTTCTGGATTCGCCGCAACCTGATGAATATTTATCGTTTTTTGAGCCGGGAACTGAAAGGCTGGCCCAAGAATGACGCGAATTATATCCTGTACTTCGAAATGGTGCTGATGTTGTTGTTCTTAACCATGAATGCAGCAGATCACCAATTGCAGCTCAATGGAGCCGAGCATTATGCTTTAGGGCACAGCATGCAAGCCGCTTTCCCGATTAGTAATTTCATTCTTCCCATTTTTGACGGAATGACGAACGCCTCTTTGGTTATTGTAGAAAGGACAGCCTGGTGGCTTCACATTTTAGGAATTCTCTTTTTTCTGAATTATCTGTATTACTCCAAGCATTTGCATATCCTATTGGCTTTTCCGAATGTATATTATTCCAAATTGCAGCCAAAAGGGGAATTTGATAACCTGGAAGCAGTTAAAAAAGAAGTGGCCTTGATGATGGATCCTGATGCCGATCCTTTTGCGGCACCCGCGGAAGATGCCGAAGAAGAACCGGAAAAATTCGGAGCATCAGATATCTTTGATCTCAATCAGGTTCAGTTATTAAATTCTTATACCTGTACCGAGTGTGGTAGGTGTACCGCGGAATGTCCTGCCAATCAAACCGGTAAAAAATTATCTCCTCGTAAGATCATGATGGATACCCGTGACAGGGTAGAAGAAGTAGGAGCGATCATCAATCAAAAAGGAAAATTTGAAGATGATGGCAAGCAATTGCTAGACGATTATATTCTGCGCGAAGAATTGTGGGCCTGTACGACCTGTAATGCCTGTGTGGAAGCCTGTCCTGTGGGGATAGATCCGCTTTCAATTATCCTGGATATGAGACGTTACCTGGTGATGGAACAAAGTGCAGCACCACAGGAACTGGCCATCGCGATGACCAATATCGAGAATAATGGCGCGCCCTGGCCTTATAACCAAATGGATCGCCTGAATTGGGCAGAAGAAAATAAATAA
- the pfkA gene encoding 6-phosphofructokinase — protein MAKKVRKIGVMTSGGDSPGMNAAIRAVVRTCAYYHTDCVGYFRGYQGMINGESMDMNARSVRNIVNMGGTILQSARSKEFMTKEGRAKAAENLRENEVDAMILIGGDGTFRGGKAFSDEHGIPVIGVPGTIDNDIYGTHYTIGYDTALNTVVEAIDKIRDTASSHNRLFFVEVMGRDAGFIALNSGIGAGAEEILIPEEDLGLERLLDSLERSRRAGKTSSIVVVSEGDKIGKNVFELAEYVKKNLPDYDARVTVLGHIQRGGRPSCFDRVLASRLSVKAVELLLDGKKDLMVGMVNNEIESCSLDQALKGKHTINKDLLRISEILST, from the coding sequence ATGGCTAAAAAAGTTAGAAAAATAGGCGTGATGACTTCAGGAGGGGATTCTCCGGGAATGAACGCAGCGATCAGGGCGGTCGTTCGAACCTGTGCTTATTATCATACAGATTGTGTAGGTTACTTCCGTGGTTACCAGGGAATGATCAACGGGGAATCTATGGATATGAATGCGCGAAGTGTTCGGAATATTGTGAATATGGGCGGCACGATCCTGCAATCTGCCCGTTCCAAGGAGTTTATGACAAAAGAAGGAAGGGCGAAAGCGGCGGAAAATCTTAGAGAAAATGAAGTAGATGCTATGATCCTGATTGGTGGGGACGGTACTTTTCGCGGCGGGAAAGCTTTTAGTGATGAGCACGGCATCCCTGTAATTGGCGTGCCAGGTACGATAGATAATGATATTTACGGGACTCATTATACCATTGGCTACGACACCGCGCTCAATACGGTGGTGGAAGCGATCGATAAGATCAGGGATACCGCAAGCTCGCACAATCGGTTGTTCTTTGTGGAAGTAATGGGCCGTGACGCTGGTTTTATTGCTTTGAACAGCGGAATTGGCGCCGGTGCTGAAGAAATTTTGATTCCTGAAGAAGACCTGGGGCTGGAAAGATTGCTGGATTCTCTGGAGCGCAGCCGGCGCGCTGGCAAAACTTCCAGTATCGTGGTGGTTTCCGAAGGTGATAAAATTGGGAAAAACGTGTTCGAACTAGCCGAATATGTGAAAAAGAATCTACCAGATTATGATGCCCGGGTGACCGTTCTTGGACATATACAGCGTGGTGGAAGACCTTCCTGTTTTGATCGTGTGCTGGCCAGCCGACTTTCTGTAAAAGCGGTGGAATTATTATTGGATGGGAAAAAAGACCTGATGGTGGGAATGGTGAATAACGAGATCGAATCCTGCAGCCTCGACCAGGCATTAAAAGGAAAACACACGATCAATAAAGACCTTCTCAGAATTTCTGAAATACTTTCAACTTAA
- a CDS encoding MlaD family protein, producing the protein MKYSREVKTAVLAILAIVILIFGYSFLKGENLLDDSRTFYAVYDDVEGLSPSSEVTINGLKVGQITNIDFLDQTGKLVVTFTVKNDFPFSKNSTAEIYGGNIIGGKSLAIIPKYGEQAAMAESGDTLPGGKEEGIMELVNDRLTPLQKKLENTITSADSMLTAITEILDDSTRNNIRGTFRNLDATVSSFRVTATELEGIVSGNHDKLDRTFTNLDEMSTKFNQFSDTLTRMNISEITTNLENVIADFEQISNDLNNGKGTAGKLLNDDGVYNNLYRATKQLEQLLQDIKLNPKRYVHFSVFGKKTGDYEEPQDSLK; encoded by the coding sequence TTGAAATATTCCAGAGAGGTTAAAACGGCCGTACTAGCTATTCTAGCAATAGTGATCCTCATATTCGGTTACAGTTTTCTCAAAGGTGAAAACCTCCTTGACGACAGTAGGACTTTTTATGCCGTATATGATGATGTGGAAGGTTTATCTCCCTCTTCGGAAGTGACCATTAATGGTCTTAAAGTAGGGCAGATCACGAATATCGACTTTTTAGACCAAACAGGTAAACTGGTTGTAACCTTTACTGTCAAGAACGATTTTCCATTTTCCAAAAACAGTACCGCTGAAATTTATGGTGGTAATATCATCGGCGGAAAGTCGCTTGCCATTATTCCAAAGTATGGTGAGCAGGCTGCAATGGCTGAATCTGGGGATACGCTTCCTGGAGGAAAAGAAGAAGGAATTATGGAACTGGTGAACGATAGACTCACTCCGCTTCAGAAGAAACTGGAAAATACCATTACGAGCGCCGATTCGATGTTGACTGCCATCACTGAAATACTGGATGATTCCACAAGAAATAATATTCGTGGTACTTTCAGAAACCTGGACGCGACCGTTTCCTCTTTCCGGGTTACCGCTACCGAGCTGGAAGGAATTGTTTCCGGGAATCATGATAAACTGGACAGAACTTTTACCAATCTGGATGAAATGTCCACAAAGTTCAACCAGTTTTCAGATACGCTTACGAGAATGAACATCAGCGAAATTACGACCAATCTCGAAAATGTGATCGCTGATTTTGAACAGATCTCCAACGATCTTAATAATGGAAAAGGTACTGCCGGCAAGCTGCTGAATGATGATGGAGTCTATAATAACCTGTACCGCGCGACCAAACAGCTCGAACAACTGCTACAAGACATTAAACTGAATCCTAAACGATACGTTCACTTTTCGGTATTCGGAAAAAAAACCGGAGATTACGAAGAACCTCAGGATTCTCTTAAATAA